Proteins encoded in a region of the Planococcus citri chromosome 1, ihPlaCitr1.1, whole genome shotgun sequence genome:
- the LOC135832973 gene encoding NKAP family protein CG6066 yields MSVSTELPSRSSSPSRWPHDKYRENRNRKEYREIREKRSFNFSSDSKEDRFHERRKQREKISLNGVPFVWGLSPTHVEDDNDDNEWSISSPKKRKTDSSSHHKKKKKKKDSKKYKESKKHKSKKKKHKKEKKRKRSESSSSSSSDNSSEEVWVEKTNATDTVETEVVGPVQKPQVTLTPREYGKALLPGEGAAMAAYVAEGKRIPRRGEIGLTSNEIASFESVGYVMSGSRHRRMEAVRLRKENQIYSADEKRALAMFSKEERTKRENRILTQFRGMIDTKLSKNK; encoded by the exons ATGAGTGTCTCAACCGAACTTCCATCTCGATCTTCTTCGCCGTCGCGATGGCCTCATGATAAGTATAGAGAAAACAGAAACAGGAAAGAATACAGagaaattagagaaaaaagaaGTTTCAACTTCAGTTCTGATTCTAAAGAAGATAGATTTCACGAAAGACGTAAACAAAGAGAGAAAATTTCGCTAAATGGAGTTCCTTTCGTTTGGGGTCTTTCCCCTACCCATGTCGAAGA TGACAATGATGATAATGAATGGTCCATAAGCAGccctaaaaaaagaaaaaccgatAGTTCCTCTCATCataagaagaaaaagaagaagaaagataGCAAAAAATATAAG GAAtctaaaaagcataaatcaaagaaaaagaagcataagaaagagaaaaaacgcAAACGAAGTGAAAGCAGTAGCAGTAGCAGCTCTGATAATAGTTCCGAAGAAGTCTGGGTTGAAAAAACAA ATGCGACAGATACTGTAGAAACCGAAGTTGTTGGACCTGTACAAAAACCACAAGTTACTCTTACTCCTAGAGAGTATGGTAAAGCTTTATTACCTGGTGAAGGAGCTGCGATGGCTGCCTATGTTGCAGAAGGTAAACGTATTCCTAGAAGAGGAGAAATTGGACTTACATCGAACGAAATTGCATCCTTCGAATCTGTTGGATACGTGATGAGTGGTAGTAG acatcgTCGTATGGAAGCTGTCCGTTTACGTAAAGAGAACCAGATTTATTCTGCCGATGAAAAACGTGCTTTAGCTATGTTCAGTAAAGAAGAAAGAACGAAACGAGAAAATCGTATTTTAACTCAATTCCGTGGTATGATCGATActaaattgtcgaaaaataagtaa
- the LOC135832976 gene encoding uncharacterized protein LOC135832976, which yields MLHKLICFSILISLVAVYAWDPTFKFTTRKILYRTNPKPPKLILCYRYHTLKKAIQESLRKKDPIELTIIDIRDRNEVNQTGTVPTAINIPVEELYGALNLSITEFNETYHAEKPRWHRKLVIMSKHGREGLECCEEVLKYNYTRVGNYHDGWADWYNRTWMVGMSLDWTWNPDAWTLQPINRSNSEQEQND from the exons atgttgcatAAACTGAtctgtttttctattttaatatCGCTTGTGGCCGTTTATGCGTGGGATCcaactttcaaatttacaaCCCGAAAAATCCTCTATCGAACAAATCCCAAACCGCCCAAACTGATTCTATGTTATCGTTACCACACTCTTAAAAAAGCTATTCAAGAATCTTTAAGGAAAAAAGATCCGATAGAGTTGACTATCATCGATATACGTGATAGAAATGAAGTCAACCAAACTGGTACAGTGCCAACTGCCATAAATATACCag TTGAAGAACTTTACGGGGCTTTGAATTTAAGCATAACTGAGTTCAACGAGACGTATCATGCGGAAAAACCAAGGTGGCATAGGAAACTGGTAATAATGAGTAAACACGGACGAGAAGGTTTGGAATGTTGCGAAGAAgtattaaaatataattatacGAG GGTGGGAAATTATCACGACGGATGGGCAGATTGGTACAACAGAACGTGGATGGTAGGAATGAGCCTTGACTGGACATGGAATCCTGACGCGTGGACTTTACAACCGATTAACAGAAGCAACAGCGAACAAGAACAAAACGAttga
- the LOC135835395 gene encoding uncharacterized protein LOC135835395, giving the protein MFKRIISFGALSTKNTFKARYPLRTTMDESCKSDIQLYEFDDLQKALKQKDQVPLNLVDVREDGEIKETGMVPGAIHVPLGQVESALDSSDEEFQRKYNFAKPKQDDPLIFMCKAGRRSYEAAKIAVKKDYSKMCEKIILFSFLLVYGINKIHSSEIRQFGYRDLTAMQETPDKPLHIIDVREKYEVDATGMIPGSIHLPSRQVKEALESTPEEFQHKYNAEKPKPEDNLVFICKSGVRSLQACETALKCGYKNAINYERGWFDWKCKYLKSQPDKGKDYFTSLNYVRTVD; this is encoded by the exons ATGTTCAAGAGGATCATTTCCTTCGGTGCCTTATCaacaa AAAACACTTTCAAAGCAAGATACCCACTTCGAACGACGATGGACGAAAGCTGCAAATCAGATATTCAATTGTATGAATTCGACGATCTTCAAAAGGCATTGAAACAGAAAGATCAAGTACCACTGAACTTGGTAGATGTTAGAGAAGATGGAGAAATCAAAGAAACTGGTATGGTGCCTGGTGCCATTCACGTGCCTT TAGGACAAGTTGAGTCAGCATTGGATTCGTCGGACGAAGAATTCCAACGAAAGTATAACTTTGCTAAACCAAAACAGGATGATCCCTTGATTTTCATGTGCAAAGCGGGAAGACGAAGTTACGAAGCTGCTAAAATTGCTGTGAAGAAAGATTATTCAAA aatgtgcgaaaaaattattctattttccTTTTTACTAGTTTATGGAATCAATAAAATCCATTCTTCTGAAATCAGACAATTCGGTTATCGCGACTTGACAGCAATGCAAGAAACTCCTGATAAGCCTTTACATATAATAGATGTAAGAGAAAAATACGAAGTAGATGCTACTGGAATGATACCTGGCAGTATTCATTTGCCTT CAAGACAGGTTAAAGAAGCTCTAGAATCAACTCCAGAGGAGTTTCAACACAAATATAACGCTGAGAAACCAAAGCCAGAAGATAATTTGGTATTCATTTGTAAAAGTGGAGTGCGAAGTTTACAAGCATGTGAAACCGCTTTAAAATGCGGTTACAAAAA CGCAATAAATTATGAGCGTGGATGGTTCGATTGGAAATGCAAATACTTAAAAAGCCAACCAGACAAGGGTAAAGATTACTTCACGTCACTGAATTATGTCCGTACAGTTGATTAA
- the LOC135832977 gene encoding serine/threonine-protein kinase Nek7-like isoform X2: MHANRIIHRDGDIKICDFGLGKCFVDGDRLYSTSALGSPYYMSPERLLREKYYFNSDIWSLGCIIYELAALQSPFYVSKLDMNLLIKRVISRDFAPVPSDLYSKELHAVIETCLTVDCKKRPSAHHILGYANDFCAQHY; encoded by the exons ATGCATGCGAATAGGATAATCCATAGAG ATGGTGACAttaaaatttgcgatttcggacTTGGAAAGTGTTTCGTCGATGGGGACAGGTTGTATTCAACATCGGCCCTTGGTTCACCTTATTACATGAGTCCTGAAAGACTGCTTAGGGAAAAGTACTACTTCAATAGTGATATTTGGTCATTAGGATGTATCATTTATGAA CTGGCAGCTTTGCAGTCACCTTTCTATGTCAGTAAATTGGACATGAATTTGCTCATTAAAAGAGTTATCTCTCGAGATTTTGCACCTGTGCCATCAGATTTATATTCTAAAGAA TTACATGCAGTCATCGAAACTTGTCTGACAGTTGACTGTAAAAAGAGACCTTCAGCTCATCATATATTAGGTTATGCAAATGATTTTTGTGCCCAGCATTACTAA
- the LOC135832977 gene encoding serine/threonine-protein kinase Nek7-like isoform X1, whose product MRIENILRPTLPANILLSEDGDIKICDFGLGKCFVDGDRLYSTSALGSPYYMSPERLLREKYYFNSDIWSLGCIIYELAALQSPFYVSKLDMNLLIKRVISRDFAPVPSDLYSKELHAVIETCLTVDCKKRPSAHHILGYANDFCAQHY is encoded by the exons atgcgcattgagaatattctcaggccaacactaccAGCGAATATTCTTTTATCCGAAGATGGTGACAttaaaatttgcgatttcggacTTGGAAAGTGTTTCGTCGATGGGGACAGGTTGTATTCAACATCGGCCCTTGGTTCACCTTATTACATGAGTCCTGAAAGACTGCTTAGGGAAAAGTACTACTTCAATAGTGATATTTGGTCATTAGGATGTATCATTTATGAA CTGGCAGCTTTGCAGTCACCTTTCTATGTCAGTAAATTGGACATGAATTTGCTCATTAAAAGAGTTATCTCTCGAGATTTTGCACCTGTGCCATCAGATTTATATTCTAAAGAA TTACATGCAGTCATCGAAACTTGTCTGACAGTTGACTGTAAAAAGAGACCTTCAGCTCATCATATATTAGGTTATGCAAATGATTTTTGTGCCCAGCATTACTAA
- the fwd gene encoding phosphatidylinositol 4-kinase beta has product MSKPSHVGSYVTMPSVHGRPNIPSGAKNRIGYHQRNLSLDFRSMGILLPPVCQITSKITSHQRNRSLDSALQRIPEVDVTPSPEYENAPATQVVLENEDKSKTQNKEDLTSLGSDDSGIICRSEVTSSSTSGHQSHESLESESDSPVTEYEPPQNDIVANTNKSFLLRLFESTLFDMSMAITYLFNSKEPGVQSYIGNKLFSFSNNDVDFYLPQLVSMYIQMQDVAEVIHPYLMHRCRESSDFSLKCAWLLEAYSLDSPLPCKKSPAMKLKKLILSNELKSYNFSTCHTGEMSKKDGIPITAATLLFKKTHHRAYSDASTLLSNQKHQIPSKDRKKSLGDLSTGHGFDNGCACFESCEGMVSGLRGIQISCHCDAPRLSAELNFVKVLTNIGNTLKCIQTKEARTTKLMAELATINFNLPARVWIPLCSDLPHHVVRIPPQMAAVLNSKDKAPYIIYVEVIEVEDMEKSPVISRATNGLRQTKSEENLSTISDSDMDSCCWSQEDDDISTQYLQIKKGDADTISERSQDSGDSNVLIAAADIRKRLSDSLSESKPFSHDPEDPSAAALKEPWEEKVKRVRETSPYGHLSSWHLLSVIVKTGDDLRQELLASQLLTMLQKIWQIERVPLWLYPYKILCLSDDCGLIEPIVNTVSLHQIKKHCQLSLLEYFLQEYGPKNSESFLNAQRNFVHSCAAYSIFCYLIQVKDRHNGNILLNGEGHLIHIDFGYILSTSPKNLGFETSPFKLTPEFVDVMDGFNSDMFEYFKILILRGLLAARKHMDKILSLVEIMRSGSQLPCFKSRAATVQTLKNRFHLNLTEQQLQLLVENLVESSVHSLSTKLYDGFQYITNGIL; this is encoded by the exons ATGTCAAAACCAAGTCATGTAGGTTCATATGTGACTATGCCATCAGTGCATGGCAGACCCAACATCCCGTCAGGGGCTAAGAATCGGATCGGTTACCATCAGCGAAACCTCAGTTTAGATTTCAG ATCTATGGGCATTTTGTTACCTCCTGTATGTCAAATAACGTCTAAAATAACATCGCATCAGCGTAACAGAAGTTTGGATTCGGCTTTACAACGTATCCCTGAGGTCGATGTTACACCCAGTCCAGAATACGAGAATGCACCGGCTACTCAAGTTGTATTGGAAAATGAAGATAAATCCAAGACGCAAAATAAAGAAGATTTAACCAGTTTAGGGTCGGACGATTCGGGTATTATTTGCAG ATCCGAGGTCACAAGCAGCAGTACGAGTGGCCATCAAAGTCATGAAAGTTTAGAAAGTGAATCCGACTCACCTGTCACCGAATACGAACCTCCTCAAAATGATATCGTTGCGAATACGAATAAAAGTTTCCTGTTACGCTTGTTCGAAAGCACCTTGTTTGATATGTCTATGGCTATTACGTATTTATTCAATTCGAAAGAACCAGGCGTTCAGAGTTATATAG GTAACAAGTTATTTAGTTTTTCCAACAATGACGTTGATTTCTACCTACCTCAGCTGGTTAGCATGTATATTCAAATGCAAGACGTTGCTGAAGTCATTCATCCATACTTGATGCATCG ATGTCGCGAGTCTTCTGACTTCTCGTTAAAATGTGCTTGGTTATTAGAAGCGTACAGTTTGGATTCGCCTCTCCCTTGTAAAAAATCACCCGCAATGAAGCTTAAGAAATTGATACTGTCAAACGAGTTGAA ATCTTATAACTTCTCAACATGCCATACGGGTGAAATGAGTAAAAAAGATGGTATTCCAATTACAGCTGCCACATTATTATTTAAGAAAACCCATCATCGAGCGTATTCGGACGCTTCGACTTTGTTATCAAATCAGAAACACCAAATTCCTTCTA AAGACCGCAAAAAAAGTTTGGGAGATTTAAGTACCGGACACGGATTCGATAATGGCTGCGCTTGTTTCGAATCATGCGAAGGAATGGTGAGCGGATTACGAGGTATCCAGATCAGCTGCCATTGCGAT GCTCCTCGATTATCGGCGGAATTGAATTTCGTCAAAGTTCTCACCAATATTGGCAACACGTTGAAATGTATTCAAACGAAAGAAGCTCGCACTACGAAACTGATGGCAGAATTGGCCACGATTAATTTCAATCTACCAGCTCGAGTGTGGATTCCACTTTGTAGCGACTTACCTCATCACGTCGTTCGTATACCACCTCAGATGGCAGCGGTGCTGAATTCTAAAGATAAA GCGCCATATATAATTTATGTGGAGGTAATAGAAGTCGAAGATATGGAAAAGTCTCCGGTTATATCGAGGGCTACTAATGGTCTACGGCAAACGAAAAGTGAAGAGAATCTGTCTACTATTTCCGATTCTGACATGGATTCGTGTTGTTGGTCTCAAGAAGATGATGATATCTCAACTCAG TATTTGCAAATAAAGAAAGGCGACGCAGACACCATTTCTGAAAGGTCTCAGGATTCGGGCGATTCGAATGTTTTAATCGCAGCTGCTGATATTAGGAAGCGTCTCAGTGATTCACTGAGTGAAAGTAAACCTTTCAGTCATGATCCTGAAGATCCATCGGCTGCGGCTTTAAAA GAACCTTGGGAAGAGAAAGTAAAACGTGTTCGAGAAACATCACCTTATGGACACCTGTCATCTTGGCACTTATTATCAGTGATTGTAAAAACAGGAGACGATCTTCGTCAAGAATTACTCGCATCGCAGTTACTTACTATGTTACAGAAAATCTGGCAAATAGAACGAGTACCTTTATGGCTATATCCTTATAA aATTCTTTGTTTATCTGACGATTGCGGATTGATCGAACCTATTGTAAATACGGTATCGTTgcatcaaatcaaaaaacattGTCAGTTATCTTTACTGGAATATTTTCTGCAAGAATATGGACCGAAAAATTCGGAAAGTTTTCTTAACGCTCAACGTAACTTCGTTCATAGCTGCGCGGCGTATTCGATCTTCTGTTATTTAATTCAAGTCAAAGATCG gcacaatggaaatattttattaaacgGCGAAGGACATTTGATCCATATTGACTTCGGATACATTTTATCAACGTCACCAAAGAATTTAGGATTCGAGACGTCTCCATTTAAACTAACTCCTGAATTCGTCGACGTAATGGATGGTTTCAATTCGGATATGTtcgagtattttaaaattttaattttacgcgGATTATTAGCTGCTCGAAAGCATATGGATAAAATCCTAAGTTTAGTTGAAATTATGAGAtcag GTTCGCAGTTACCATGTTTCAAGTCACGAGCAGCTACGGTGCAAACACTGAAAAATCGTTTCCATTTGAACCTGACTGAACAACAATTACAATTACTAGTCGAGAACCTTGTCGAATCGAGTGTGCACTCGTTAAGTACGAAATTATACGACGGATTTCAATATATCACTAATGGTATACTTTGA